Genomic DNA from Aminobacterium mobile DSM 12262:
TAAGAAAGAGAATAGGTTTGCGTCCCTAAAGGTGCAAGCTTATCAGGATCGCCCAAATAGATGCGAACTCCATTGGGACGAGGTTCAGTTCTATAAGGAACCTCTTTACCATTAAGTAACGCCTCTTTCACCCAAAAATCTACGCGCACAGTTCGCCCTGACGCTCCCTTATGTATAGTAGGGAAATCGCGAAATATCCCCCGTCGAATACTTTTGCCTTCCACAGCTACTGTAATATTTTCTCTCACTTCAAGAGAGGAATCAGATTTTACTGCGGCAGCAGAAGAAAACAAAAGAATCTTTTCTTCTGCTCTCACTGGAAATGCCAGAAAGACAAACAAAAAGAAAGAAAGGACAGCTTTATAAAGCCCTTTTACAAAAAGCCCTCTCTTCATACTGAGAATATCAAAATGATACTTGGGGTGTTGTTCGTGTCTCTTCTGCTGCTTCAAAGTAATCAGCTTTCCCGTAGCCAAAGTTTCGTGCTATGAGCACTGCAGGAAATGTAGAGATAGCAATATTGTAGTCTCGAGCTGTACCATTATAGTATCTACGAGACATCTGGATATCATTCTCCAGAGAAGAAAGTTGTTCTTGTAGTTGAAGGAAATTTGTATTTGCTTTCAAGGTGGGGTAATTTTCTGCCACCGCAAAAAGAGATTTGAGCGCTCCAGAAAGCATATTTTCTGATTCCGCCCTTTCCCTAACTGTATAGGCTCTAGTTATAGACGCTCGTGCTTCTGTGACCCGCTCAAAAACTTCTTGTTCATGAGTAGCGTATCCTTTTACCGTTTCCACAAGATTGGGAATAAGATCAAAGCGTCGTTTAAGCTGCACATCAATACCGCTCCAAGCTTCATTTTTCAGATTGTCCAGACGAACAAGTCTATTATAAATAGAAATGGCCCCAAGAACTATGAGGACTATAAAGGCAAGAATTACAAGCAACACTACCATTAATATTCCCCCTTCGCTTAAAAAATCAAAAAACTTTTTATTTATTTTACCTCAAAGAAGAGGGGATTTGCATTCAGTTCAATTGACAGTTGAATTTATAACATAATGATTCGAGATCCGTCTTTAGAAACCTAGCAAAGTAGACAGAAACGATTAGGGCATGGTAAAATTTCATTATGTCGAATAATACAAAATATCCGGAGAACTCTATTCTCATAGTAGGGAACTCTCAAACGACTAGTTTAAATCCGATTAATCAACAATTTGGTGCGTTTTTTATCTCTTTCATCTTGTTGAAGGATACAGAAGAGATTCTTGATTGTGGTGTTTCTATGACCCTTAAAGTAACGGAAAGTTTTGTCCAGGGTATTTTTTTAGGACGTCGTTTGGTACAAGATGAAGAGATTATTGTTTCTGATGTGCAGGCACGATATTTTGGATCTTCTCAAAAAGCCATTATCGCAGCATACCGAGACGCAATAAAGAAGTATAAAGAGGTCACTGCTCCACGAAAAACATAATAAAGATCGAGCTGCTTTGTCCTTAACGTTCGTTTGAGTTTGGCTCACGGATATCAGGGGATAAAATCCAGCGGTTACTGGCGTGTAGATGCCGGCAACTGGTGGATTTTTTTGTTGAAGTTTCAACTCCAAAAGCAGTCTCAATATTTCGTTATAAGGAGGGGTTTATAGTGATCACCAATGGTTTCACATATTTTGCGTTCTTGGTTTGTTTTGCTGGAATTGTCTCAGCTTTAGAAATGAAATTTAGGGACTCCACGTTTTTCAAGTATGTGCCACCTCCTGTTATTCTTTACCTTTCATGTATGATTTTTGCTACAGTCGGGCTATGGGAAAATAATGACAGCATTAAGGCTACTTATCGAGTAGTAAGGGGCAATCTTATTCCTGCGATGATTTTCGTTATGTTGCTGCGATGTGATATAAGGAAGATCCTCAAACTGGGCCCTCGGATGCTCATCGGTTTTTTCTCTGCAACTATCACCATTATGGTCGGGTTCGTGGTGATGTTTCTCCTTATGAAAAATGGATTCCCTCCAGAATCGTGGAAAACATGGGGAGCTTTGGCTGGAAGTTGGATAGGAGGGACAGCCAATATGGTGGCCATTCAGGGGGCCTTGGGCATCAGCGACTCTGCTATGGGATATACACTTCTCGTAGATAATGTAAACTATTCTATCTGGGTTATTCTTCTCCTTGCTACTGTCCCCTATGCAAAAAATTTCAACAAATGGACGAAAACTGATACTTCCCTTATTGATTCTGTTGGCACAATGCTTTCTGAAATCAAAGAAAATACTCGCACGAAAATGGAAACAGCAGACTTAGCCCTATTAGTAGGTTCCGGCCTTTTTGTTTCTGCCATATCAAGTCATGTTGCTTCAGTTATATCGCCTATGCTTATTAACGTTTTTGGGAAGAGCGATTTCCTATCGGTAAGTACGGTTACTATCATCGTAGCAACTTTCCTCGGCATCTTATGTGCCATGACGCCCATGAACAGCATCCCTGGTTCATCTCCTGTGTCTCTAACCATGCTCTACATTATTATTTGCCTCATTGCTTCCCGAGCTTCTTTTAAAGAACTCACTGATGCCCCTTACTACTTAGCAGCCGGTTTTGTTATTCTAGGAATCCATGCATTGCTTATGGCTATCATAGCTAAAATTATCAAGCTTGATCTTTTTACGTGTGCTGTAGCAAGTTTAGCCAATATTGGAGCAGTTGCAGCAGCTCCCATTATTGCAGCGGCATACAAGGAAACTTTAGTTCCCATAGGAGTCCTTATGGCTCTTATGGGATATGTTGTGGGCACGTGGGGAGGTCTTTTTGTGGCTAAAATACTTTCTCTCATCGCAGGAGTTTAGAGCGGGAATTTAGACGGCCTTGTAACTGCAACGTATTATCTTAATTCTACCTCAATCATTATTATTCATGTCAGATGTAGATTCGCCTAACATCTCAACGTAAGATGGGGTCTGGAGAATTCTACAGCGACGGCCTACGCCTTATTTCTTTAAAAAAAAGGCTCAAAAAAAGGTTGCAGGAATGCCGGTCATATGGTAGTATTTCCCGTGCTGAACGAAGACAACTTCGTTGCAACGAGCGGGAATAGCTCAGCTGGCTAGAGCGATGGCCTTCCAAGCCGTAGGTCGCGGGTTCGAATCCCGTTTCCCGCTCCATTTAGTCCTAGTAATAAAAGCGCCTGTAGCTCAGTTGGACAGAGCAACGGCCTTCTAAGCCGTGGGTCGCGGGTTCGAATCCTGCCGGGCGCGCCACTTGAAACGGTGAGCGTAGCTCAATTGGTTAGAGTGCTGGACTGTGGCTCCAGTGGTTGGGGGTTCAAGTCCCCTCGCTCACCCCATTTAAAATAAAGTTGCACGCGCCCGTAGCTCAGCTGGATAGAGCGACGGACTTCGGATCCGTAGGTCGCGGGTTCGACTCCTGCCGGGCGCGCCATTTAAGAAAAGGGACCGTTAGCTCAATAGGCAGAGCACCTGACTCTTAATCAGGGGGTTACAGGTTCGATTCCTGTACGGTCCACCATAAAGAAATAAACTGGCAGTCTCTGAAATAGAGGCTGCCTTTATTTTTATTTACCTTCTTTGCTCGATCTAGAAACGAGATCGATAACTGTCAGTTCGGGGTATGCCAGAACACGAACTGGGGGCCCCCACGTCCCTGTTCCATGACTTACATAAAGCAACGATCCTTTCCCTAAATCTAATAAACCCTTTGTATGACGGTAGAAAAACCAAGTAAAGGCCATGAATGGAAATAATTGCCCTCGATGAACATGCCCGGAAAGTTGTAAGTCAAACATCCCTACTGCGCCTCTATGGGGGAGTGGGCGGTGTTTTAATAACAGAGTAAAGCGACGATCAGAGATATTTTTTAACAGCTGATCTTCTTCAACTTCTGGCTGCCCTTTAAGGAAACGTCCACCTGGGTCGTCTACTCCCACTATATATATTGGACCTGCCTCCACAATTTTTCCTCGTAACACATGAAAACCGGCTTTGCCGGTAAAGTATAGGGCGTGCTCAATTCCGGCATAAAATTCATGATTCCCAGTTACAGCGAATTTCCCATATGGAGGATGATAGTGGAGCATCATCTGAGATATAGTCTCTACATCTTCTATTTCGCCATCCAATAGATCCCCCGTGGAAACTATTACATCAGGGTTTTCTTCTTGTATCTGCTTCATAATTTGTCGTAACATCTTTTTATTAATAAGAATTCCCAGATGTAAATCGGAGATTTGGAGAATACGGAAACGAGAGAATTCTTTAGGCAACTTTTCTGTGGGAATCTGAATACTTACTACTCGAACGGCCATGCTTTCTTTATACCCATAGAGACAAATAAAAAATGCCGTACAAAAAGCCAGCCAGAGATCCCACCGGGGTAAAGGCGGCTCCCATGATAAAGAAAAGATATAAGCAGTTGTGTCTATGACAAGAGAAGCGAGGACGAAATAAAGCCCGAAGGCTAATCCTATAGTTCCGACCCACGCCAAAGCTGTATGTATATAACGAAGGGAAGAGAAGCGCCACCGAGGAGGAATTATGGGAGCCATCATAAGCAAGGCACCGCTGCTCCATATACAAAAGAGAGTGTTCCATGAGAGAGGAGGTATACCTTTAAAACGAAAATAATGATAAAAAAATAGGAACAATACCACGTAGAGAGTAATATATGCCCCTATAAACCCACCCTCTGAACGTTTAATCTTTATCAATAATACCTGTCTCCTTTTTTATAAACAAAACTTATAACAAAGCGGACCAGAGTCTTCCCAAGGATTCCCGAATGCGATCCCAAATTGGT
This window encodes:
- a CDS encoding LemA family protein, giving the protein MVVLLVILAFIVLIVLGAISIYNRLVRLDNLKNEAWSGIDVQLKRRFDLIPNLVETVKGYATHEQEVFERVTEARASITRAYTVRERAESENMLSGALKSLFAVAENYPTLKANTNFLQLQEQLSSLENDIQMSRRYYNGTARDYNIAISTFPAVLIARNFGYGKADYFEAAEETRTTPQVSF
- a CDS encoding DUF3870 domain-containing protein; this encodes MSNNTKYPENSILIVGNSQTTSLNPINQQFGAFFISFILLKDTEEILDCGVSMTLKVTESFVQGIFLGRRLVQDEEIIVSDVQARYFGSSQKAIIAAYRDAIKKYKEVTAPRKT
- a CDS encoding DUF819 domain-containing protein is translated as MITNGFTYFAFLVCFAGIVSALEMKFRDSTFFKYVPPPVILYLSCMIFATVGLWENNDSIKATYRVVRGNLIPAMIFVMLLRCDIRKILKLGPRMLIGFFSATITIMVGFVVMFLLMKNGFPPESWKTWGALAGSWIGGTANMVAIQGALGISDSAMGYTLLVDNVNYSIWVILLLATVPYAKNFNKWTKTDTSLIDSVGTMLSEIKENTRTKMETADLALLVGSGLFVSAISSHVASVISPMLINVFGKSDFLSVSTVTIIVATFLGILCAMTPMNSIPGSSPVSLTMLYIIICLIASRASFKELTDAPYYLAAGFVILGIHALLMAIIAKIIKLDLFTCAVASLANIGAVAAAPIIAAAYKETLVPIGVLMALMGYVVGTWGGLFVAKILSLIAGV
- a CDS encoding metallophosphoesterase, which codes for MMAPIIPPRWRFSSLRYIHTALAWVGTIGLAFGLYFVLASLVIDTTAYIFSLSWEPPLPRWDLWLAFCTAFFICLYGYKESMAVRVVSIQIPTEKLPKEFSRFRILQISDLHLGILINKKMLRQIMKQIQEENPDVIVSTGDLLDGEIEDVETISQMMLHYHPPYGKFAVTGNHEFYAGIEHALYFTGKAGFHVLRGKIVEAGPIYIVGVDDPGGRFLKGQPEVEEDQLLKNISDRRFTLLLKHRPLPHRGAVGMFDLQLSGHVHRGQLFPFMAFTWFFYRHTKGLLDLGKGSLLYVSHGTGTWGPPVRVLAYPELTVIDLVSRSSKEGK